A segment of the Siphonobacter curvatus genome:
TCGCCCACTGGAGGCCTAACGGCCCGCGAAGCCGCTGAGATGAACATGCAGGCGAATCTGTTGGCTTCGGGCAAGCTGGAAGGTCCCCGCGTAGAAACGGGAGCGAATACGGGTGGCGATCCCCTGACGTTCAATCACATCAAAAACTGGATGGAATGTGTACGCAGCCGTAAAACGCCTAACGCTCCCATCGAAGCCGGTTACCAACACTCGATTGCTACGATCATGTCGAATGCCGCGTACCGTACAGGACTGCGGGTAACCTTTGATGAGAAAAACCAGGAAGTAATGGCTGGTACTAAAGTTTTCAAATATTAGTTTGAGTACGTTATCGCATATGGAAAAAGCGGCTCTTCTGGGGCCGCTTTTTTGATTTGGAGTAGCAGTTTGAACAGTTCAGTTTACCCAATTTTCAGCTTATTCTTCTAGGTCGCTGCTGCCGTGGTTAGCATCGTCATGTACAAATTAATGGCGTACTGACAGGCCGTCACCAGTTCAAGAGGTACGGTTTGGTTACCTTCAATCTTTAGTTGGTACTCGTAATTCAGGTTGCTCCAATTATACTTCGGAATGATGAGCATGAGCGTGATTCCTTCGGTATCTTCCAGAATAAAGTGATGATTCCATACCCCCCGGCTTTTGAGTAAGTATACCTTTTCGGGACCATCTACGGACAAACGGATGATGATTTGTCCCATCCAGTTAAACACAATATCCCCCTGATCGACACCGTCGATAAACACGTCAAATTTGGAAGCCCAGGCATTTTTGGATTTAATCTTCAATTTCCGCTGGTTCACTGCTGCCTGGCCTACACTCGAAAACCAACTATCATAGGTAAACGTTACTTCAGGATTTTCAGCGTCCGAGTAAATTTCAAATCCTGATTCCACTGACTTAATTAAATAACTCATCGCATACAGGTATTAACAGTTTCCTAAAATCAATCGCTACTCATGGTACGCCAATTCTCCCGCCCGTATGGCAAGGGGCAGATTATTTTCTTTCGGAGGAATGGGACACGTATACTCCGGTGAATATGCACAATACGGGTTGTAGGCTTTGTTAAAATCAATCGTAACCCGATTACCGGTGATGTCGCTTTCGGGAATGTCCAGGTAACGACCCCCGCCGTAACTTTCCTTGCCCGAAGTCTGATCTTTGAAAGGGATGAAAAGCGTACCCGCCTCCGTACTTTCAAAGACGAGCAATTCGCAGGTTTTTCCCTGTAGCTCAAACCGGACTTTTCCGTATAAAGTATACGTCTCGGTCTGCCCGCCCGTCATCTGTACCGCAAAGGTTTTCGTGCTTTCAGTTTCTTCCAGCTTCGCAAATACTTCATACGTAGAATCCGCCGGGAAATATTTCAGCCCCTGAAACCCGGCTTTGTCTTTGATGGGTGATTCACTAGAAGTGCGGTAATTCTGGTCCTTCTCCAGTCGCTCCATCCGCAAATCATCGGCATATGAGCCTTTTTTCTTACTACTGACGGAA
Coding sequences within it:
- a CDS encoding DUF1684 domain-containing protein, with amino-acid sequence MSGRKILLFVVAAAILGIVVYSVSSKKKGSYADDLRMERLEKDQNYRTSSESPIKDKAGFQGLKYFPADSTYEVFAKLEETESTKTFAVQMTGGQTETYTLYGKVRFELQGKTCELLVFESTEAGTLFIPFKDQTSGKESYGGGRYLDIPESDITGNRVTIDFNKAYNPYCAYSPEYTCPIPPKENNLPLAIRAGELAYHE